A window of Rhododendron vialii isolate Sample 1 chromosome 13a, ASM3025357v1 contains these coding sequences:
- the LOC131314389 gene encoding uncharacterized protein LOC131314389 isoform X2 yields MVDGTISMMEGLGCKAIDSNGMRRKQKNSSEAAPILGPQINSIPIRSSPSNPTHKPFDLCPGALPPLDSTTNPSPSSDFNLGSTLKNAVHAPSPAGFGAFGPKTFKNTSPSRKLKQVFEEALVGEAEERVTNLLDNNPQFERPQGKLSAATVVLLICMLLVVSAAFKPYSIAAVFKPGCYY; encoded by the exons ATGGTAGACGGTACAATCTCCATGATGGAAGGGCTCGGTTGCAAAGCTATTGATTCCAATGGAATGAGAAGAAAGCAGAAGAACTCCTCTGAAGCTGCTCCTATTCTCGGTCCTCAAATTAATTCGATTCCCATTCGGTCTTCTCCTTCCAATCCCACCCACAAACCTTTCGATCTTTGCCCTGGTGCTCTACCCCCATTGGATTCAACTACTAATCCATCTCCTTCAAGTGACTTCAATTTGGGTTCAACTCTCAAAAATGCTGTTCATGCACCATCTCCAGCTGGGTTTGGGGCGTTTGGCCCTAAAACGTTCAAAAACACTAGTCCTTCTCGGAAATTAAAGCAAGTTTTTGAAGAAGCATTAGTGGGGGAAGCAGAGGAGCGAGTGACCAATCTCCTTGACAATAACCCCCAGTTCGAGCGTCCACAAGGAAAG CTTTCTGCTGCAACTGTTGTGTTGCTGATTTGTATGTTGCTAGTTGTTTCTGCTGCTTTCAAGCCTTATTCCATTGCTGCTGTTTTCAAGCCAGGCTGCTACTACTGA
- the LOC131313936 gene encoding uncharacterized protein LOC131313936 codes for MAFHKKAKLAPKYFGPYQITQKVGPVAYKLDLPPSKIHPVFLVALFKKKLGNGVVVQSELPFTGEDGQLQLEPVAILDRKLVNRNNRAHTLVLVQWSKSIPENAT; via the coding sequence ATGGCTTTTCATAAAAAGGCTAAGCTAGCTCCAAAATACTTTGGTCCATATCAGATTACACAAAAAGTAGGACCAGTTGCTTACAAACTGGATTTACCTCCTTCTAAGATTCATCCGGTGTTTCTTGTCGCATTGTTCAAAAAGAAGTTAGGCAATGGAGTGGTAGTTCAATCAGAGCTGCCCTTTACTGGGGAAGATGGTCAATTGCAGTTGGAACCCGTCGCTATCTTGGACAGGAAATTGGTTAATAGGAACAATCGAGCACACACTCTGGTTTTGGTTCAGTGGTCCAAATCCATTCCTGAAAATGCCACTTAG
- the LOC131313937 gene encoding uncharacterized protein LOC131313937, translating to MDFVTGLRRSQKGYDSIWVCQIVDENIRLHGAPVSIVAIGILYLLTDFDRVCNKLWIIQTLEDMLRACVMDFKGSWDAYMSLMEFAYSNSYQSSIGMAPYEALYDRTCRTPICWSEVGERWLSKPELVQVTVDKIKVVLDRLKIAQSCQKFFADKRRRDLEFTMGDWVFLRVSPWKGVMRFKKKGKLSPRYIGPYEIIEGIGSTAYCLALPPELS from the exons ATGGATTTTGTGACTGGACTTCGTCGTTCTCAAAAAGGCTATGATTCTATTTGG GTATGCCAAATTGTTGATGAGAATATCCGTTTGCATGGGGCTCCAGTGTCGATTGTTGCTATCGGGATCCTATATTTACTTACAGATTTTGACCGAGTTTGCAACAAGCTATGG ATTATTCAAACTTTGGAGGATATGTTGCGTGCTTGTGTAATGGACTTCAAAGGCAGCTGGGATGCTTATATGTCGTTGATGGAATTTGCTTATAgtaatagctatcaatctagcATTGGTATGGCACCCTACGAGGCTTTATATGATCGGACGTGTAGAACTCCTATATGTTGGAGTGAAGTTGGGGAAAGGTGGTTGTCGAAACCAGAGTTGGTTCAAGTCACTGTCGAtaaaattaaagttgttctTGATCGCTTGAAAATTGCACAAAGTTGCCAGAAATTTTTTGCAGATAAACGAAGGAGGGATCTAGAATTCACAATGGGTGATTGGGTATTTCTTCGAGTGTCACCATGGAAAGGGGTTATGCGGTTCAAGAAGAAAGGCAAGTTGAGTCCACGATATATTGGGCCGTATGAGATCATTGAGGGGATTGGGTCTACCGCGTATTGCTTGGCATTGCCACCGGAGTTGAGTTGA
- the LOC131314389 gene encoding uncharacterized protein LOC131314389 isoform X1, with the protein MVDGTISMMEGLGCKAIDSNGMRRKQKNSSEAAPILGPQINSIPIRSSPSNPTHKPFDLCPGALPPLDSTTNPSPSSDFNLGSTLKNAVHAPSPAGFGAFGPKTFKNTSPSRKLKQVFEEALVGEAEERVTNLLDNNPQFERPQGKAATTDLLGTATAPLGSSAATLLRVQASCCCCSVFC; encoded by the exons ATGGTAGACGGTACAATCTCCATGATGGAAGGGCTCGGTTGCAAAGCTATTGATTCCAATGGAATGAGAAGAAAGCAGAAGAACTCCTCTGAAGCTGCTCCTATTCTCGGTCCTCAAATTAATTCGATTCCCATTCGGTCTTCTCCTTCCAATCCCACCCACAAACCTTTCGATCTTTGCCCTGGTGCTCTACCCCCATTGGATTCAACTACTAATCCATCTCCTTCAAGTGACTTCAATTTGGGTTCAACTCTCAAAAATGCTGTTCATGCACCATCTCCAGCTGGGTTTGGGGCGTTTGGCCCTAAAACGTTCAAAAACACTAGTCCTTCTCGGAAATTAAAGCAAGTTTTTGAAGAAGCATTAGTGGGGGAAGCAGAGGAGCGAGTGACCAATCTCCTTGACAATAACCCCCAGTTCGAGCGTCCACAAGGAAAG GCTGCTACTACTGACCTGTTAGGAACTGCTACTGCACCTTTAGGCAGCTCTGCTGCTACGCTGCTACGTGTTCAAgcaagctgctgctgctgttctgttttctgttaa